A part of Candidatus Electrothrix aestuarii genomic DNA contains:
- the dapA gene encoding 4-hydroxy-tetrahydrodipicolinate synthase, with amino-acid sequence MTIQGKNIQGAFTAIVTPMRDGKVDEQSLTDLINFQIDNGIHGLVPCGTTGESATLGFDEHKRVIDITVKVVDGRVPVIAGTGANSTAEAIELTESAKASGADAVLSVAPYYNKPSQEGLYQHFKAIIDAVDIPMVLYNVPSRTVVNMTPATTARLAELPNVIAIKEACGCLNQISEVIRLCPKDFIVLSGDDFTSMPTVLIGGKGVISVTSNVDPAGMAAMMEAALQGDLAKANEIHYKLFALMGTMFCYPNPAPAKKGLHLMGEIASPEVRLPMTEMDEASLNKLTTEMKAVGLI; translated from the coding sequence ATGACGATACAAGGAAAAAATATCCAAGGTGCTTTTACCGCCATTGTCACCCCAATGCGGGATGGCAAGGTTGATGAACAAAGTCTGACTGATCTGATTAATTTCCAGATCGACAACGGCATCCACGGCCTGGTGCCCTGCGGAACCACAGGGGAATCTGCGACCCTGGGCTTTGACGAGCATAAACGAGTCATTGATATCACTGTTAAGGTGGTTGACGGACGTGTACCGGTCATTGCCGGAACCGGTGCTAACAGCACAGCTGAAGCTATTGAGTTGACCGAATCAGCTAAGGCCAGTGGTGCAGATGCAGTTCTCTCTGTAGCGCCTTATTATAATAAGCCGAGCCAGGAAGGTCTGTACCAGCATTTTAAAGCCATTATCGATGCTGTGGATATTCCTATGGTGCTCTATAATGTGCCGAGTCGTACTGTAGTCAACATGACTCCAGCAACAACAGCTCGTCTGGCCGAACTGCCCAACGTTATTGCTATTAAAGAGGCCTGCGGCTGCCTCAATCAGATCTCTGAGGTTATTCGCCTTTGCCCGAAAGACTTTATTGTTCTGTCTGGTGATGACTTCACCTCCATGCCCACCGTGCTTATCGGCGGAAAGGGTGTTATCTCGGTGACCTCCAACGTTGATCCGGCAGGTATGGCCGCCATGATGGAGGCAGCCCTACAGGGTGATCTGGCCAAGGCCAATGAGATCCATTACAAGCTCTTTGCCCTGATGGGGACCATGTTTTGCTATCCCAACCCGGCCCCGGCCAAGAAGGGACTGCACCTTATGGGTGAGATCGCCAGCCCTGAGGTTCGCCTGCCCATGACGGAAATGGATGAGGCTTCCTTGAATAAGCTGACCACAGAGATGAAAGCGGTTGGATTGATCTGA
- a CDS encoding transposase, producing MFTIPQELRKIIFSDRMLIKIMMDCASKAAVEVLQSKGVDAVPGILLVVHTFGRDLKFNPHVHMLMTEGGLTSSNQWVDIPFLPYGLLRKNGNIIC from the coding sequence GTGTTTACCATTCCACAAGAACTCCGAAAGATAATTTTTAGTGATCGTATGCTGATCAAGATTATGATGGATTGTGCTTCAAAAGCGGCTGTGGAAGTACTTCAAAGTAAAGGAGTTGATGCTGTTCCGGGAATTCTATTAGTTGTCCATACGTTTGGAAGAGATCTTAAGTTTAATCCGCATGTCCATATGTTAATGACAGAAGGAGGATTAACATCTTCCAATCAGTGGGTTGATATTCCATTTTTGCCATATGGTCTGCTTAGAAAAAATGGCAATATTATTTGCTGA
- a CDS encoding transposase has translation MLTEIKASLPQTKENVRFIDYLFKSQRNGFYVNGKSKMTSARHAARYIGRYMARPALAEHKITNYDGEEVTFWYIDHKTEVKVTEAIPAKEFIQRLIDHIPLKGFKMVRHYGLYSRRTKTIAIEILMDCKRFIQKTFEFMKSDSRSLSWRERLVQSFGKDPLTCPNCKEKMFLWRIWHPDYGDIFDLSRDRSFVESKSKQECNKRNSSGRQVKWIPQLLPF, from the coding sequence TTGCTGACTGAAATAAAGGCTAGCTTGCCGCAAACAAAAGAAAATGTAAGATTCATAGATTACCTGTTTAAAAGCCAACGTAATGGTTTTTATGTAAATGGTAAAAGCAAGATGACATCAGCAAGACATGCAGCTCGATATATTGGTCGCTATATGGCTCGTCCAGCATTGGCAGAGCACAAGATAACGAATTACGATGGTGAGGAAGTAACATTTTGGTATATTGATCATAAAACAGAAGTTAAAGTTACCGAAGCGATTCCAGCCAAAGAGTTCATACAACGATTAATTGACCATATCCCGCTAAAGGGATTCAAGATGGTCCGCCATTATGGGTTATATTCTCGACGTACAAAAACAATCGCGATAGAGATTTTGATGGACTGTAAACGTTTTATCCAGAAGACTTTTGAATTCATGAAAAGTGATTCAAGGTCATTGAGCTGGAGAGAGCGTCTAGTACAGAGTTTCGGGAAAGATCCGTTAACATGTCCAAACTGTAAAGAAAAAATGTTTTTATGGCGGATTTGGCATCCTGACTATGGAGATATCTTTGATCTGAGCAGAGACAGATCTTTTGTGGAAAGCAAGAGTAAACAAGAATGCAACAAGAGAAACTCTTCGGGTCGGCAGGTTAAGTGGATACCGCAATTGCTTCCGTTTTAA
- a CDS encoding GIY-YIG nuclease family protein, with product MGNKKEGYVYFIQAEERNIFKIGYSKNHPRTRIRSLQSGSPYDLFLRYFFYSIDCKIAESKVHEYLKDIPQKREWFFISPVQIVKAINHFHSTIDVALDSNDFRVISGKYLVLKSRVRKGLRTVETEKCPFCGTKHIHSGGGKDYKKNIEVQEGIRTLGHRRPHCLIKHIEFITPNGTVVNNKDGYYLGI from the coding sequence ATTGGAAATAAAAAAGAAGGATATGTTTATTTTATTCAAGCAGAAGAAAGGAATATTTTCAAAATAGGCTATTCAAAAAACCATCCTAGGACCAGAATAAGAAGCCTTCAAAGCGGTTCTCCATACGATCTTTTTCTGCGTTATTTTTTTTACTCTATTGACTGTAAAATTGCAGAAAGTAAGGTGCATGAATATCTAAAAGACATTCCTCAGAAAAGAGAATGGTTTTTTATCAGCCCTGTCCAAATCGTAAAAGCAATAAACCATTTTCACTCCACAATAGATGTAGCTTTAGATTCAAATGATTTTCGGGTGATATCTGGTAAATATTTAGTTTTAAAATCGAGAGTTCGCAAAGGTTTACGAACTGTTGAAACAGAGAAATGTCCATTTTGCGGAACCAAACATATACATAGCGGAGGCGGGAAAGATTATAAAAAAAACATTGAGGTGCAAGAAGGAATTAGAACCCTTGGACACCGTAGACCTCATTGTCTGATCAAACACATTGAATTTATAACACCAAATGGCACAGTAGTTAACAATAAGGATGGATACTATCTTGGCATCTAG
- a CDS encoding Uma2 family endonuclease — protein MNRPDLTAKRHYTVDDYASWNDGQRYELLHGDVHAMTPAPSWLHQVVSANLGFEIQARLRSMKKCHLVHAPIDVYLLNDTVVQPDIIVVCDPKKIEKKGCVGAPDLVVEILSPSTAKTDWKDKYALYETAGVREYWIVNPEDTLVHVFRLSEKKFHLENTYSLENTVPIGIFDDVVIDLKNVFENDRD, from the coding sequence ATGAACAGGCCGGATCTGACAGCAAAACGACACTACACGGTTGATGATTATGCCTCATGGAACGACGGCCAACGCTATGAACTCCTGCACGGGGATGTCCATGCAATGACGCCTGCGCCGAGCTGGCTGCATCAGGTGGTTTCAGCAAACCTGGGCTTTGAAATCCAGGCACGTTTGCGCTCCATGAAAAAATGCCATCTTGTTCATGCGCCTATTGATGTTTACCTCTTAAATGATACAGTGGTGCAACCGGATATCATCGTTGTTTGTGACCCGAAAAAAATCGAAAAGAAAGGTTGTGTCGGCGCACCCGACCTTGTCGTAGAAATTCTTTCTCCCTCTACAGCAAAGACAGACTGGAAGGATAAATACGCCCTCTATGAAACAGCAGGTGTGCGTGAGTACTGGATCGTTAACCCCGAAGACACCCTTGTGCATGTCTTCCGCCTCAGCGAAAAAAAGTTCCACCTGGAGAACACCTATTCTCTTGAGAATACTGTACCGATCGGTATTTTTGATGACGTGGTGATAGACCTGAAAAATGTCTTTGAAAACGACAGGGATTGA
- the dapB gene encoding 4-hydroxy-tetrahydrodipicolinate reductase: MTKVIVAGASGRMGQRICYMVDQHPDLTLAGAFEQASNPNVGKDAGEIAGIGTSGVIIADSLEKVIDDGEVIIDFTFHKATMEFVKIAAKHGRAMVIGTTGLSADDLTILRNTAAEHFPCVQAPNMAVGVNVLFKLVEKAAAVLGDSYDVEIVEAHHRMKKDAPSGTALKIGEMAAKGLGRDLAKVGVFERNGIIGERTDQEIGIQTIRAGDIVGEHTAYFAGPGERIEITHRAHSRDNFAGGAAKAAAWVVSQPKGLYTMFDVLGLSEF; this comes from the coding sequence ATGACCAAAGTAATTGTAGCCGGAGCCTCCGGTCGGATGGGACAACGCATCTGTTATATGGTAGATCAACACCCGGACCTTACCCTGGCTGGTGCCTTTGAACAGGCCAGCAATCCTAATGTGGGTAAGGACGCCGGTGAAATTGCCGGAATTGGCACTTCAGGAGTGATCATCGCTGACAGCCTGGAAAAGGTAATTGATGACGGAGAGGTCATCATTGATTTTACCTTCCACAAAGCCACAATGGAATTTGTCAAGATAGCAGCCAAACATGGCCGAGCTATGGTTATCGGAACCACCGGTCTCAGCGCTGATGACCTGACCATACTCCGCAATACCGCAGCCGAACACTTCCCCTGCGTTCAGGCCCCGAATATGGCCGTGGGCGTGAATGTCCTGTTCAAGCTGGTGGAAAAGGCCGCTGCTGTACTGGGTGATTCCTATGATGTGGAAATCGTTGAGGCCCATCACCGGATGAAAAAGGATGCACCCTCTGGAACAGCTCTGAAGATCGGGGAAATGGCAGCCAAGGGCTTAGGGCGTGATTTGGCCAAGGTTGGTGTTTTTGAACGTAATGGTATTATCGGTGAGCGCACAGATCAGGAAATCGGCATCCAGACTATTCGGGCCGGAGACATCGTTGGTGAGCATACCGCCTATTTTGCTGGCCCAGGCGAGCGGATTGAGATCACCCACCGAGCCCACAGCCGGGATAACTTTGCTGGTGGCGCAGCCAAGGCTGCCGCCTGGGTCGTGAGCCAACCCAAGGGACTCTACACCATGTTCGATGTTCTGGGACTCTCAGAGTTCTGA
- the folK gene encoding 2-amino-4-hydroxy-6-hydroxymethyldihydropteridine diphosphokinase codes for MDTPFPASAYIGLGSNLGNSRSLLQEAWQSLGQHPEVAIQTLSSPYRTQPVGMESEHWFINAVGCLHTRLSPENLLDLLLATEHKFGRIRHPELGGYQDRTLDLDLLLYEDLVLENSRLILPHPALHERLFVLVPLSEIGAQVAHPRLKKSIAELLAEQEARSGREGIEQSSWQEEYAGN; via the coding sequence ATGGACACACCTTTTCCTGCTTCCGCCTACATTGGCCTCGGCTCTAATCTGGGGAATTCCCGCAGTCTCCTCCAGGAGGCCTGGCAGTCCCTTGGTCAGCATCCAGAGGTAGCGATTCAGACGCTTTCCTCTCCCTATCGTACCCAGCCCGTTGGAATGGAAAGTGAACATTGGTTCATCAATGCCGTTGGCTGCCTGCACACAAGACTCTCTCCGGAGAACCTGCTTGATCTTCTTTTAGCAACAGAGCACAAATTTGGCAGGATACGCCACCCGGAGCTTGGGGGATACCAGGACAGAACCCTTGATCTGGATCTGCTTCTTTATGAGGACTTGGTCCTGGAGAATTCTCGGCTGATCCTACCTCATCCGGCACTGCATGAGCGACTCTTTGTGCTGGTTCCTTTGTCGGAAATCGGTGCGCAAGTGGCGCATCCTCGCTTAAAAAAGAGCATCGCCGAGCTCTTGGCAGAACAAGAGGCCAGAAGTGGGCGAGAAGGAATTGAGCAGAGCAGCTGGCAGGAAGAATACGCAGGAAATTAG
- a CDS encoding PilZ domain-containing protein yields the protein MDATNGILCPIPDDERTPFVDVLLKFIDWQKVRIENAEKENSRLKKELAQLQQQVVVKRENKILESALSIQQNNLRAKPKRKKVLVPLKIQKQEAVHPENVQQLLVKNIQQLLVNIGSKNKRQFTRLHIQLDADLDFGSQRYYRHAVENISLGGLYVNGSFGQHLGDICTVSINHSDFDEAFEVHATCAVIRGGEQGVALEFVSMKLDDFCHLQTVLLYGADDPFILGTEFVNNVNLELEGDLILCRTFSFYREKEKKRRIA from the coding sequence ATGGATGCAACTAACGGTATACTCTGCCCCATTCCTGACGATGAACGGACTCCGTTTGTCGATGTGTTATTGAAGTTTATTGACTGGCAGAAGGTGCGTATTGAAAATGCAGAAAAGGAAAATAGCAGACTGAAAAAGGAACTCGCTCAGCTCCAACAGCAGGTGGTCGTTAAGAGAGAGAATAAAATTCTCGAGAGTGCTCTCAGTATCCAACAGAATAATTTACGAGCAAAGCCAAAACGCAAAAAAGTTCTCGTTCCTTTGAAGATTCAGAAACAGGAAGCTGTACACCCGGAAAATGTACAACAGCTCTTGGTTAAGAATATTCAACAACTGCTGGTCAATATAGGGAGCAAGAATAAAAGGCAGTTCACAAGATTACATATCCAGCTGGATGCTGACCTTGATTTCGGTTCACAGCGCTATTACCGGCATGCTGTGGAAAATATCAGCCTTGGTGGCCTTTATGTGAATGGAAGTTTTGGTCAGCACCTGGGGGATATTTGTACTGTCAGTATAAATCATTCGGATTTTGATGAGGCCTTTGAGGTTCATGCTACCTGCGCGGTTATCAGGGGGGGAGAGCAGGGAGTGGCCCTGGAATTTGTTTCCATGAAGCTGGATGATTTTTGCCATTTGCAAACCGTTCTGCTGTACGGAGCTGATGATCCTTTTATCTTAGGGACAGAGTTTGTAAATAATGTGAACTTGGAACTCGAAGGGGACCTTATCCTGTGTAGGACCTTTAGTTTTTACCGTGAGAAAGAGAAAAAACGGCGAATAGCCTAA
- a CDS encoding beta-ketoacyl-ACP synthase III: MNAFITAISAFLPGEPVENDALDAYLGKVERVSARTRQMILAGNGIQTRYYALDPVTGKTLFTNAQLAAEAVRGLGIDLEALECLCCGTSSPDQLMPGHASMVHGELGGGPCEVVSTSGICLSGITAMKYAALSVASGITENAVATGSELASTYMHQDFFQVTAQRKKKSDSDKQRHAAFSFEAEFLRWMLSDGAGAVLIESKPAQEKLSLQIDWIELTSHAHQLETCMYAGALKQADGSLVGWREHLRAGRKAGIFTIKQDARLLNHEIIRVIVEESFSLTRERHDLKPEQIDWFLPHYSSEFFHEPLMEKFIEAGFSVPEEKWFTNLHTKGNTGSASFYIMLEELFSSGRLRQGDRILGMIPESGRFSVGWMLLTVV, encoded by the coding sequence ATGAATGCGTTTATAACGGCGATTTCGGCCTTTCTGCCTGGTGAGCCGGTGGAGAATGATGCCCTGGATGCGTATCTGGGAAAAGTAGAGAGGGTATCTGCCAGGACTCGCCAGATGATTCTTGCTGGCAACGGCATACAAACGAGATATTATGCCCTTGATCCGGTAACAGGAAAAACTCTTTTTACCAATGCCCAATTAGCAGCTGAGGCTGTACGCGGCTTAGGAATTGATCTTGAAGCCCTGGAATGCCTCTGTTGCGGCACATCGTCACCGGATCAGCTTATGCCTGGTCATGCCTCGATGGTGCATGGAGAGTTAGGAGGAGGGCCTTGCGAGGTAGTCTCCACCAGTGGAATCTGTCTGAGCGGTATTACGGCGATGAAGTACGCAGCCCTGTCCGTGGCCTCGGGAATAACTGAGAATGCAGTGGCTACCGGCTCGGAGTTAGCCTCCACCTATATGCACCAGGATTTTTTTCAGGTCACAGCTCAACGAAAGAAGAAAAGTGATTCAGACAAACAGCGTCATGCGGCCTTTTCTTTTGAGGCGGAATTTCTTCGCTGGATGCTCTCTGACGGGGCCGGAGCTGTTCTTATCGAGTCAAAACCTGCGCAAGAAAAATTGAGCCTCCAGATTGATTGGATTGAGCTGACCTCTCATGCGCACCAGCTGGAGACCTGCATGTATGCCGGTGCGCTCAAACAGGCCGATGGCAGCCTTGTAGGATGGCGGGAGCATCTGCGAGCAGGTCGCAAAGCCGGGATTTTTACTATTAAACAGGATGCCCGTCTGCTGAACCACGAGATAATCAGAGTCATCGTCGAGGAGAGCTTCTCTTTGACCAGAGAACGGCATGACCTTAAACCAGAGCAGATTGACTGGTTTCTGCCCCATTACTCTTCTGAGTTTTTCCATGAGCCGCTTATGGAGAAGTTTATCGAAGCTGGGTTTTCTGTGCCCGAGGAAAAATGGTTTACCAATCTCCACACAAAAGGAAATACCGGCTCAGCCTCGTTCTACATTATGCTGGAAGAACTTTTCTCGTCAGGGAGATTACGGCAAGGAGACCGTATCCTGGGAATGATCCCTGAGAGTGGCAGGTTTTCTGTGGGCTGGATGCTGCTGACCGTGGTATGA
- a CDS encoding radical SAM protein, whose protein sequence is MKILLINPPNCGRSIPEERYGITSIKQIFRGEPLALEELAGNLLEHDVRILDLKAEPAGLEAMLAEFRPELVGITGLTCEANTMLRLAGQVKEHGQPLVVVGGIHASNDPAFFNQVTVDYIIVGLGKRIFAELVTCLIREEEVAIPGVIATNPGGEIQVPDHRCTVADIMEDLPPAYDKVQQYRSSYILEKLKVTMGFVASAYGCPHRCSFCSIKGQTNGRYLTKSIDAVLREIQLLPDVPVIRLVDANTFGDIERAKALAEALKDSGLRKQYLADIRSDTVVQYPELLRSWKEAGLRAVVIGFEEIDDQRLTAMNKANRADINTEAVAVLKELGITVVGDFIIDPQYEEQDFLRLDAYLEKAQIDLPMITVMTPLPGTELYRQQQDRIVNHDLDYYTLTNAVTETRLEEKEFYTLYAELIRKSHEHAKI, encoded by the coding sequence ATGAAGATCCTGCTGATCAACCCACCTAATTGCGGACGCAGCATTCCAGAGGAGCGCTACGGGATTACCTCCATAAAGCAGATCTTTCGGGGGGAGCCCCTTGCTCTGGAAGAGCTGGCCGGGAATCTGCTGGAGCACGATGTCCGGATACTGGATCTGAAGGCTGAACCGGCTGGCTTGGAGGCTATGCTGGCGGAATTCAGGCCCGAGCTTGTCGGGATCACCGGCCTGACCTGCGAGGCAAACACCATGTTGCGGCTTGCCGGGCAGGTTAAGGAGCATGGGCAGCCGCTGGTGGTTGTGGGCGGGATTCACGCCAGTAATGATCCGGCTTTTTTTAATCAGGTGACGGTTGATTATATTATCGTCGGCTTGGGCAAAAGGATTTTTGCCGAGCTTGTCACCTGTCTGATTCGCGAGGAAGAGGTTGCTATCCCCGGTGTCATTGCCACCAATCCGGGTGGGGAAATTCAGGTGCCGGACCACCGTTGCACAGTTGCTGATATTATGGAGGATCTGCCGCCAGCTTATGACAAGGTGCAGCAATACCGCTCCTCTTATATTTTGGAAAAACTCAAGGTGACGATGGGCTTTGTTGCCTCGGCCTACGGTTGTCCCCATCGTTGTTCCTTTTGCTCTATTAAGGGGCAGACCAATGGCAGGTATCTGACCAAGTCCATTGATGCGGTGCTGCGGGAGATTCAGCTCCTGCCCGATGTCCCGGTGATCCGCCTGGTGGATGCTAATACCTTTGGTGATATTGAGCGGGCCAAGGCCTTGGCTGAGGCCTTGAAGGATTCTGGGTTGCGCAAACAATACCTTGCGGATATCCGTTCCGATACTGTTGTCCAGTATCCCGAGCTGCTGAGGAGCTGGAAAGAGGCAGGGCTACGGGCAGTGGTTATCGGTTTTGAGGAGATAGACGATCAGCGCCTGACAGCCATGAACAAGGCCAATCGGGCGGATATCAATACCGAGGCGGTGGCTGTGCTCAAGGAACTGGGTATCACCGTGGTGGGCGATTTCATTATTGATCCCCAGTACGAGGAACAGGACTTTCTCCGTCTTGATGCCTATCTTGAAAAGGCCCAGATTGATTTACCCATGATTACAGTGATGACGCCGCTGCCAGGTACTGAGCTGTATCGGCAGCAGCAGGATCGAATTGTTAATCATGATCTTGATTATTACACCTTAACCAATGCCGTTACTGAAACCCGGCTTGAGGAAAAGGAATTTTATACGCTTTATGCGGAGCTTATCCGCAAAAGTCATGAACATGCGAAGATATAA
- a CDS encoding phosphopantetheine-binding protein produces MITDAFEKELLDLICATCKLDDIDTNTVSNTDPLIGPESPLGIDSIDALEIAVTVQREYGVRMDSENTSRTVLQSLATLAEYIRQNDGV; encoded by the coding sequence ATGATAACTGATGCTTTTGAAAAAGAACTGCTTGATTTGATTTGCGCAACCTGCAAACTAGATGATATTGATACAAATACGGTTTCCAATACTGATCCCCTGATCGGTCCGGAGTCTCCTCTGGGCATTGACTCTATTGATGCCCTTGAGATCGCGGTGACGGTGCAACGGGAATACGGGGTGCGCATGGATTCGGAAAATACCAGCAGGACCGTCCTGCAATCCTTAGCTACTCTGGCTGAGTATATCCGGCAAAACGATGGAGTCTGA
- a CDS encoding ABC transporter permease, with product MMGRLFAAVVKELLLLRRDRAGLAVLFLMPVFLVVAITLVQKNVMELTGQSKTRLLMADLDKGNLGKALSDSLEEGNVEIIRHAAGQVSLEVIQAAVQNGDFQVGLVIPAGSSERLRAEAEAIFTERDEKTSSDVSSLIPIYLFFDPAVMPGFRTGLSAQLRMTLEKLALQAKAEQLQKELEKQSNIMLPWPVASGLSGKRIATVFDQSLFEVSDPASAQVSGQTSEQGEVVSEYNPVQQNVPAWALFGIFFTAIPIAGGLLQERRSGIQLRLSTLPVSPVLLLTAKVLAYLAVCCCQFSLITLVGAHFFPVLDLPAFSLGQDILFLLVVVLLTGLAACGYGIFLGTVCRTYEQASTLGSTTIVAAAALGGVMVPVYAMPQIMQRLSIISPLNWGLTAFHDILLRGDSLALVQGDLLRLGCFFLVTILLAWKFQGWNSKI from the coding sequence ATGATGGGGAGGCTCTTTGCCGCTGTGGTTAAGGAACTCCTGCTCCTCAGGCGGGATCGGGCTGGTCTGGCTGTCCTCTTTCTCATGCCGGTTTTCCTGGTTGTTGCGATCACCCTGGTGCAAAAGAACGTCATGGAATTGACCGGGCAGAGCAAGACCCGGCTGCTCATGGCAGACCTGGATAAGGGCAACCTTGGCAAGGCCTTGTCTGATTCCCTGGAAGAGGGGAATGTTGAGATTATCCGTCATGCGGCAGGGCAAGTAAGCCTGGAGGTTATCCAAGCTGCGGTGCAGAACGGTGATTTCCAGGTTGGCCTGGTGATTCCTGCTGGTTCCTCGGAACGACTGCGTGCGGAGGCGGAAGCCATCTTTACCGAGAGGGATGAGAAGACCTCTAGCGACGTATCCAGCCTGATTCCGATTTATCTCTTTTTCGATCCTGCGGTAATGCCAGGTTTTCGCACCGGTCTGAGCGCCCAACTCCGTATGACCCTGGAGAAGCTGGCTCTCCAGGCCAAGGCTGAGCAGCTGCAAAAGGAGTTGGAAAAGCAGAGCAATATCATGCTCCCCTGGCCTGTTGCCTCAGGTCTTTCCGGTAAGCGTATCGCAACGGTCTTTGACCAATCTTTGTTCGAGGTCAGCGATCCCGCTTCTGCACAAGTATCTGGCCAAACCTCAGAGCAGGGAGAGGTTGTCTCGGAATATAACCCAGTCCAGCAGAACGTCCCGGCCTGGGCCCTCTTTGGTATTTTTTTTACTGCCATCCCTATTGCCGGTGGCCTTTTGCAGGAGCGAAGGAGTGGCATTCAGCTTCGCCTCAGTACCCTGCCGGTTTCTCCGGTTCTGCTCCTCACGGCCAAGGTCCTGGCCTATCTGGCGGTTTGCTGCTGCCAGTTTTCTCTGATTACCCTGGTTGGGGCGCATTTTTTCCCTGTCCTGGATCTTCCGGCCTTTTCTCTGGGACAGGATATTTTGTTCCTGCTTGTCGTTGTCTTGTTGACGGGCCTGGCTGCCTGCGGCTATGGTATCTTTTTGGGGACGGTTTGCCGGACCTATGAGCAGGCTTCTACCCTGGGATCGACCACAATCGTTGCGGCTGCGGCCCTTGGCGGGGTGATGGTGCCAGTGTATGCCATGCCCCAGATCATGCAGCGGCTCAGTATTATTTCTCCTTTAAACTGGGGTCTGACCGCCTTTCATGATATCTTATTGCGGGGAGATTCGCTGGCTCTGGTGCAGGGCGACCTGCTGCGCCTGGGCTGCTTTTTCCTTGTGACTATCCTGCTGGCCTGGAAATTTCAGGGGTGGAACAGCAAAATATGA
- a CDS encoding ABC transporter ATP-binding protein: protein MKTKTEDQQDTPALLARSLCKQYKGAEYPALQELNLEVEKGEFFGLLGPNGAGKTTALSIFSGLLMPDSGTLQIAGKQFSKQAKAIKEIFGLVPQEIALYDNLTAQEHLVFFGKLHGLGKERLGKQVKTCLEVAGLLDRASRLVGTYSGGMKRRLNIAAALLHEPEILFLDEPTVGVDAQSRNMIHEQLQEANRGGTTILYTSHSMDEAQKLCTRIGIIDQGSIIKQGIPSSLIAESGLNTLEELFLHLTGRQLRDA from the coding sequence ATGAAGACAAAAACAGAAGACCAACAAGATACTCCGGCCCTCCTGGCCCGCTCCCTGTGCAAGCAGTACAAGGGCGCTGAATACCCGGCCTTGCAGGAGCTCAACCTGGAGGTGGAAAAGGGAGAGTTCTTCGGGCTACTCGGTCCCAACGGGGCCGGGAAGACAACAGCTCTATCCATCTTTAGCGGACTTTTGATGCCGGATAGCGGTACCCTCCAAATTGCCGGAAAACAGTTCAGCAAGCAGGCTAAGGCGATCAAAGAGATCTTCGGTCTTGTCCCGCAGGAAATCGCCCTGTATGATAACCTGACCGCGCAGGAGCATCTTGTTTTTTTCGGCAAACTGCACGGGCTGGGCAAAGAGAGGCTGGGCAAGCAGGTGAAGACATGCCTGGAGGTAGCTGGCCTGCTTGATCGGGCCTCCCGATTGGTGGGGACCTATTCCGGCGGCATGAAGCGGCGCCTGAATATTGCTGCGGCCCTGCTCCATGAACCGGAGATCCTTTTTCTTGATGAACCAACCGTTGGCGTTGACGCCCAATCACGCAATATGATTCACGAACAATTGCAAGAGGCCAACCGGGGCGGCACAACGATCCTGTACACCAGTCATTCTATGGATGAGGCGCAAAAACTCTGTACCCGCATCGGCATTATCGATCAGGGGAGCATCATTAAACAGGGCATACCGTCCAGCCTGATTGCAGAGAGCGGCCTCAACACCCTGGAAGAACTCTTTCTCCATTTAACAGGCAGGCAGCTTCGGGACGCATGA
- a CDS encoding toxin-antitoxin system HicB family antitoxin → MGTVTVRLPDDTHKRIKALAASRKTSINKLYEEFTIMALTAFDAENRFKAMAGKGSKKRGLELLKKLQSHYEDE, encoded by the coding sequence ATGGGAACAGTTACAGTGAGACTGCCGGATGATACCCACAAAAGAATCAAAGCGCTGGCAGCATCAAGAAAAACCAGTATCAACAAACTCTATGAGGAATTCACGATAATGGCCTTAACTGCATTTGATGCCGAAAACCGCTTTAAAGCTATGGCAGGTAAAGGCAGTAAAAAGCGGGGACTTGAGTTGTTAAAAAAACTTCAATCTCATTACGAGGACGAGTGA